One region of Abyssisolibacter fermentans genomic DNA includes:
- a CDS encoding efflux RND transporter periplasmic adaptor subunit: protein MKKKAIVIALIIVVIAASVYFKIQNDNTLAVETFKVNKGEISEYIEETGTVKSKKQRTIYTKAMGEARGINIDEGDRVKKGDILLEIDAEKINLEINSVQAEIDGLRAVYKEAVKPVDKSMIEKANANVESMKVKVDEAKRNFDSSKKLYEDGALSLNEYKSAQNNLTFQKNALVIAENELKLLKEGVSGNIKNQYQAQIAALVYKKEILEKNRENYVITSPIDGIITDIFIKEGSYLQPGMSVIEISGTNDLYIEVDVLASEVSSIKKDGIVIAYSDELGIDELSGKVDKIYPKAFSKISDLGIQQKRVRVDVDIQNISQLRIGYDIDTKFRLWSKNDVLLVPDNTVFELNDAKYVFIVEDDKAKLKKIEIGLEGEDYIEVKSGLNEGDIVIISPNEDIKEGINIKEKK from the coding sequence TTGAAGAAAAAAGCTATTGTAATAGCATTAATAATTGTAGTAATCGCCGCTAGTGTGTATTTTAAAATCCAAAATGATAATACACTAGCAGTAGAAACATTTAAGGTAAATAAGGGAGAAATATCCGAGTATATTGAAGAAACTGGTACTGTAAAATCAAAGAAACAGAGAACTATTTATACAAAAGCTATGGGAGAAGCAAGAGGGATAAATATTGATGAAGGAGATCGTGTAAAAAAAGGAGATATATTATTAGAAATAGATGCTGAGAAAATAAATCTTGAAATAAACTCAGTGCAAGCCGAAATTGATGGTTTAAGAGCAGTATACAAGGAAGCAGTAAAACCCGTTGATAAATCAATGATAGAAAAGGCTAATGCAAATGTAGAATCTATGAAGGTTAAAGTAGATGAAGCTAAAAGAAATTTTGATAGTAGTAAAAAGCTTTATGAAGATGGTGCCTTGAGTCTTAATGAATACAAGAGTGCACAAAATAATCTAACATTTCAAAAAAATGCATTAGTAATAGCAGAAAATGAATTGAAGTTGCTGAAAGAAGGAGTATCAGGTAACATTAAAAATCAATATCAAGCACAGATAGCAGCATTAGTATACAAAAAAGAAATTTTAGAGAAAAATAGAGAAAATTATGTAATAACATCTCCTATTGATGGAATTATAACAGACATTTTCATTAAAGAAGGGTCTTATTTGCAACCTGGTATGAGCGTCATAGAAATTAGTGGTACAAATGATTTATATATAGAAGTAGATGTTTTAGCAAGCGAAGTGAGTTCAATTAAAAAGGATGGCATAGTAATAGCTTATAGTGATGAACTTGGAATAGATGAATTAAGTGGAAAAGTTGATAAGATATATCCAAAGGCTTTTAGTAAGATATCAGATTTAGGAATCCAGCAAAAGAGAGTTAGGGTAGATGTAGATATACAAAACATATCACAACTTCGTATAGGCTACGATATAGATACTAAATTTAGGTTGTGGTCTAAGAATGATGTATTACTTGTGCCAGATAATACAGTATTTGAGCTTAATGACGCGAAATATGTTTTTATAGTAGAAGATGATAAGGCTAAATTAAAAAAGATTGAAATAGGATTAGAAGGCGAAGATTATATTGAGGTTAAGTCAGGGTTAAATGAAGGTGATATAGTCATAATTTCTCCTAATGAAGATATAAAAGAAGGTATTAATATCAAAGAGAAAAAATAG
- a CDS encoding ABC transporter permease, protein MKKINTRLIRLIKGSYGQFIAIIVVIAVGLLVYTAMKMSALNLESTLNEYYEMTNFADINAEVVKISSKAVDDLKNKYGITNAQGRVISDVPLKVKNNNEKVTVRVVSVPNSNERINDIYLIQGEEIKNKNKEILVIQQFATARNISVGDTLKLQINAKQYNLRVAGIVASPEYIYLMENEQSLLPLPEKFGVAFVADEFARQSFGFGNNYNEVTISVKDEKDIDKIKDKLEKVLKDYGVKRIIVKENQLSNRMISEEIKQLKSMSKVIPVIFLGIAALIIAVMISRMVKKDRISIGVLKALGYKNIDIIMHYTKYSLAIGIIGAIIGTNLGTLLAGAMTKLYLQYFNIPILKVNFYYRYTIIAILLSSAFCIVAGLYGSKKILKILPAESMRPEAPKSGKRILIERIKFLWNKFSFSWKMVMRNIFRSKKRFLFVLVGISLTFGMLFLTFCQFNAFFHMFEKHYGDFQRMEYNINFSKPMNKDVVRELEQIIDIDYIEPKIEFPFEVKNGWKSKVVNIIGVKEDTSFYNFENMNNKKINLPDKGIVITENLSKYLGITKGDMITINSFIPNREDVKLEVKDIIQQNLGINAYMKIEEMNETLLDKELITGVYFNSDDNVKKKLNNLKNISSLQSLEDMENVFKQFLNLTYISIGILIIFSGILGFAVVYNTTVMSIAERRLEFSSLRVMGFSRKEIFWMIVKENLLMTCFGILVGIPIGIVFIRGVENALSNDLYTLRAVISIDIYIYSIISTVFFVIAAQLFTMKKIYKLDFMEALKSRIS, encoded by the coding sequence ATGAAAAAAATAAATACAAGATTGATTAGACTTATAAAAGGCTCATATGGGCAGTTTATAGCAATAATAGTTGTTATAGCAGTAGGATTATTGGTATACACAGCTATGAAAATGTCAGCATTAAATTTAGAAAGTACATTAAATGAATATTATGAAATGACAAACTTTGCGGATATAAATGCTGAAGTGGTTAAAATATCCAGTAAGGCAGTTGACGATTTAAAAAACAAATATGGAATTACAAATGCTCAAGGAAGAGTAATTTCTGATGTTCCATTAAAGGTTAAGAATAATAACGAAAAGGTAACTGTTAGGGTTGTGTCTGTACCAAATAGTAATGAAAGAATAAACGATATTTATTTGATACAGGGAGAGGAAATAAAAAATAAAAATAAGGAAATATTAGTTATTCAACAATTTGCTACAGCAAGAAATATATCCGTTGGGGATACATTAAAACTACAAATAAATGCAAAACAATACAATTTAAGGGTTGCAGGTATAGTAGCCAGCCCAGAGTATATATATCTTATGGAAAATGAACAAAGTCTTTTGCCTCTTCCAGAAAAATTCGGTGTTGCTTTTGTAGCCGATGAGTTTGCAAGACAAAGCTTTGGTTTTGGAAACAACTACAATGAAGTAACTATAAGTGTAAAAGATGAAAAGGATATAGATAAAATTAAGGATAAACTAGAAAAGGTTCTAAAGGATTATGGTGTCAAAAGGATTATAGTAAAAGAAAATCAGCTAAGTAACAGAATGATTTCAGAAGAAATAAAGCAGCTTAAATCTATGTCGAAGGTTATACCTGTTATTTTTCTTGGCATTGCAGCCCTGATAATTGCTGTAATGATATCGAGAATGGTGAAAAAAGACAGAATTTCAATTGGAGTCTTGAAAGCATTGGGGTATAAAAACATAGATATTATCATGCATTATACAAAATATTCTTTAGCTATTGGTATTATAGGAGCTATTATTGGAACAAATCTAGGGACGTTATTAGCTGGGGCTATGACAAAATTGTATCTACAGTATTTTAACATACCAATACTTAAGGTGAATTTTTACTATAGATATACCATAATTGCAATATTGCTTTCAAGTGCTTTTTGTATAGTAGCAGGTTTATATGGGAGCAAGAAAATATTAAAAATACTTCCAGCTGAATCTATGAGACCAGAAGCTCCTAAATCGGGTAAGAGAATTTTAATTGAGAGGATAAAGTTTCTTTGGAATAAGTTCTCTTTTAGTTGGAAAATGGTAATGAGGAATATATTTAGAAGTAAGAAGCGATTTTTATTTGTATTAGTTGGTATTTCATTAACCTTTGGAATGTTGTTTTTGACATTTTGTCAATTTAATGCTTTCTTTCATATGTTTGAAAAGCATTATGGGGATTTTCAAAGAATGGAATATAATATTAACTTTTCTAAACCCATGAACAAAGATGTAGTAAGAGAACTTGAGCAAATAATAGATATAGATTACATTGAACCAAAGATTGAGTTTCCATTTGAAGTAAAAAACGGTTGGAAGAGTAAAGTAGTTAATATAATTGGTGTAAAAGAAGATACTAGCTTTTATAATTTTGAAAATATGAACAATAAAAAAATTAACTTGCCAGATAAAGGGATAGTTATTACAGAAAATCTTTCAAAGTATCTTGGAATAACGAAGGGAGATATGATAACAATTAATAGCTTTATTCCAAATAGAGAAGATGTTAAGCTGGAGGTTAAGGATATAATTCAGCAAAATTTAGGTATTAATGCATATATGAAAATTGAAGAAATGAATGAAACACTATTAGATAAGGAATTAATAACCGGAGTTTATTTCAATTCAGATGACAATGTAAAGAAAAAACTTAATAATCTAAAGAATATTAGTAGTTTACAATCTCTTGAGGATATGGAAAATGTATTTAAGCAGTTTCTAAACTTAACTTATATATCTATTGGTATTCTCATTATATTTTCAGGTATATTAGGGTTTGCAGTAGTATATAACACAACAGTAATGAGTATAGCAGAGAGAAGACTTGAGTTTTCTTCACTAAGGGTTATGGGATTTTCAAGAAAAGAAATTTTTTGGATGATCGTTAAAGAAAATTTATTAATGACATGCTTTGGAATATTAGTTGGAATTCCTATCGGTATAGTTTTTATTAGAGGTGTTGAAAATGCACTCAGTAATGATTTATATACACTCAGAGCAGTTATAAGTATTGATATATATATTTATTCTATTATATCTACAGTATTTTTTGTAATAGCTGCACAGTTGTTTACGATGAAAAAAATCTATAAGCTTGACTTCATGGAAGCTCTTAAGAGCAGAATTTCATAG
- a CDS encoding ABC transporter ATP-binding protein, whose product MDQKVLLRVEKLSKYYQMGEVTVKALQEVSFDINEGEFVVILGPSGSGKSTLLNILGGMDKPTKGTVFLEKKEITGYSEKQLTYYRREKIGFVFQFYNLMANLTSKENVELATEICKDALDIDTVLVNVGLGERKDHFPSQLSGGEQQRVAIARAVAKNPLILLCDEPTGALDYKTGIAILSLLSKINRDYKKTILVITHNAPIAQMADRVIRMRSGKIVENKENKNPMDPERIEW is encoded by the coding sequence ATGGATCAAAAGGTACTATTAAGAGTAGAAAAACTTAGTAAGTATTATCAAATGGGAGAAGTAACTGTAAAGGCATTACAAGAAGTATCCTTTGATATAAATGAAGGAGAATTCGTTGTCATACTTGGACCTAGTGGATCGGGTAAAAGTACCTTATTAAATATCCTTGGTGGAATGGATAAACCTACAAAAGGGACAGTTTTTCTAGAGAAAAAAGAGATTACTGGATATAGCGAAAAACAGCTAACATATTATCGAAGGGAAAAAATAGGATTTGTATTTCAATTTTATAATCTCATGGCTAATTTAACCTCTAAAGAAAATGTGGAGCTAGCAACAGAAATATGTAAAGATGCTCTCGATATAGATACAGTTCTTGTAAATGTTGGTTTAGGAGAAAGAAAAGATCATTTTCCATCTCAATTAAGTGGTGGAGAACAGCAGAGAGTAGCAATTGCCAGAGCAGTTGCAAAAAATCCTCTCATTCTTTTATGTGATGAACCAACTGGAGCATTGGATTACAAAACAGGAATAGCTATACTTTCACTGCTTAGCAAAATAAACAGAGATTATAAAAAAACAATCTTAGTAATAACTCACAATGCTCCTATTGCTCAAATGGCAGATAGAGTCATCAGAATGAGGAGTGGAAAAATCGTAGAGAATAAAGAAAATAAAAATCCAATGGATCCTGAAAGGATTGAATGGTAA
- a CDS encoding TetR/AcrR family transcriptional regulator, whose amino-acid sequence MQDKINMIKKENLFKIALEEFIDKGYNNASLNNILKRAEISKGSFYYHFNNKKQLYLYLFRNLHNIEHEYIDKWKLQNNINYEELNFFEILKLEGSIGIEICTKYPKYYQFWRSMYEEKNPEVREIIDEEMQKLIKEGHAKDYFGPLIEEGFRKKDFRQDLSKKFINRLLNDSMINFFNCFVKNDEDLDIEKITQNYENYVDFLERGLGETNKGGGNK is encoded by the coding sequence TTGCAAGATAAGATTAATATGATAAAAAAAGAAAATTTATTTAAAATTGCTTTAGAAGAATTTATTGATAAGGGGTATAATAATGCTTCACTAAATAATATTTTAAAACGAGCAGAGATAAGTAAAGGGTCTTTTTACTATCATTTTAATAATAAGAAGCAGCTTTATTTATACCTTTTTAGAAACCTACATAATATAGAACATGAATACATTGATAAATGGAAACTTCAAAACAATATTAATTATGAAGAGTTAAATTTTTTTGAGATATTAAAGCTTGAGGGCAGCATAGGAATCGAAATTTGCACAAAATATCCAAAATATTATCAATTTTGGAGAAGTATGTATGAGGAAAAAAATCCTGAAGTAAGAGAAATTATTGATGAAGAAATGCAAAAGTTAATAAAAGAAGGTCATGCGAAAGATTATTTTGGACCTCTTATAGAAGAAGGATTTAGAAAAAAAGATTTTAGACAAGATTTATCCAAAAAATTTATAAATAGGCTATTAAATGATTCGATGATAAACTTTTTTAATTGCTTTGTTAAAAATGATGAGGATTTAGATATAGAAAAAATCACTCAAAATTATGAAAATTATGTAGATTTTTTAGAGAGAGGATTAGGTGAGACTAATAAGGGGGGAGGTAATAAATAA
- a CDS encoding RtcB family protein, with translation MIELKGKYTTAKVFTDNIDDETTSQIIKLCNQPFVENSKIRIMPDTHAGKGCVIGFTANLGDKVIPNIVGVDIGCGMLCAKLGKTHIDLKQLDEIINHNIPCGQNVHEGRIVKFHKLQELHCYRELKNTKRIERSIGTLGGGNHFIEVNKDKNNNLYLVIHSGSRNLGKQVAEYYQKIAIDLCSGKEDFYIKRDEIIKNYKREGRRKEIQKELIELKKRYDMLQPEYPKELCFLIKEWRNEYLHDMKICQEYANLNREIMADIILNKVFKKALKDFEYFQTIHNYINFKDNIIRKGSISAYKGEKVIIPINMRDGSIIALGKGNEDWNYSAPHGAGRLMSRSKAIANINLDEYKESMKDIYTTSVKESTIDEAPMAYKPIDEIIKNIKDSVDIIDIIKPIYNFKA, from the coding sequence ATGATTGAATTAAAAGGAAAATATACTACAGCCAAAGTATTTACTGATAATATTGACGATGAAACTACTTCACAAATTATAAAATTATGTAATCAACCTTTTGTGGAAAATAGTAAAATAAGAATTATGCCTGATACGCATGCTGGCAAAGGTTGCGTTATAGGTTTTACCGCGAATTTGGGAGATAAAGTTATTCCAAATATCGTAGGAGTAGATATTGGATGCGGAATGTTATGTGCTAAATTGGGTAAAACCCATATAGATTTAAAACAATTAGATGAAATAATTAACCACAATATTCCGTGTGGTCAAAATGTACATGAAGGAAGAATTGTAAAATTTCACAAATTACAAGAATTACATTGTTACAGAGAACTAAAAAATACAAAGAGAATTGAAAGAAGTATTGGTACTTTAGGTGGAGGAAATCATTTTATTGAAGTAAATAAAGATAAAAATAATAATTTATATTTAGTTATTCATTCAGGGAGTAGAAATTTAGGTAAACAAGTAGCTGAATATTATCAAAAAATCGCTATTGATTTGTGTAGTGGTAAAGAAGATTTTTATATTAAAAGAGATGAAATTATTAAGAACTATAAACGAGAAGGAAGAAGAAAAGAAATACAAAAAGAATTGATAGAACTAAAAAAGAGATATGATATGTTACAACCAGAATATCCAAAAGAACTATGTTTTTTAATAAAAGAATGGAGAAATGAATACTTACATGATATGAAAATATGCCAAGAATATGCTAATCTAAATAGAGAAATAATGGCAGATATAATATTAAATAAAGTTTTTAAAAAAGCATTAAAAGATTTTGAGTATTTTCAAACTATACACAATTATATAAATTTTAAAGATAATATTATTAGAAAAGGAAGTATATCAGCTTATAAAGGTGAAAAAGTTATAATCCCAATTAATATGAGAGATGGTAGTATTATTGCATTAGGAAAAGGAAATGAAGATTGGAATTATTCAGCACCTCATGGAGCTGGTAGATTAATGAGTAGATCAAAAGCTATAGCTAATATTAACTTAGATGAGTATAAAGAAAGTATGAAAGATATTTATACTACATCAGTAAAAGAATCTACTATTGATGAAGCACCAATGGCTTATAAACCAATAGATGAAATTATTAAAAATATAAAAGATTCAGTTGATATTATTGATATCATTAAGCCTATATATAATTTCAAGGCATAA